The genomic stretch TATCTGAAATaccaaaacagaagaaaaaactcTTTGAGGGATTAGCTTTCAAACCAGATAACCCCTCAAATTCAATCAAAGCATCTTTTATGATGTTGATAGAGTTCAAACTGGCTTCAGAAAAGATAAGGAGGTCATCTGCAAAACAAAGATGAGTAAGTTTCTGTTTCAAACATTTAGGATGAAACTTGAAACTTGAACCCCCACCAGTATNNNNNNNNNNNNNNNNNNNNNNNNNNNNNNNNNNNNNNNNNNNNNNNNNNNNNNNNNNNNNNNNNNNNNNNNNNNNNNNNNNNNNNNNNNNNNNNNNNNNAAAAAAAAGGAAGGCCAAATTGAAGCTTAACCCTTGTCGAACCACCTAGAAGGCTTGAGGAGAATCTGATGAGGAAGCCGGCGATCGAGTTAGGCATAATTAAGATAAAAGGCCATGCTGATTACGCGGACTGGTGAAGTGTATCCGGCCTGCAGACATCGTTGCTAGATCCCTAACATATTTAAAAGCAATAGGGGTATGAAAATCATTAATAGATACAACATTATGATTATCTGTAGCAAATTAACTTACTGAAACAAGCTGTTCTTGTATTAATTTAAGGAACGTATTTATGAAGAATATGAGGAAGATGAAAGTTGCGGTTTGGAGAAGGAAAAATAGAGGAACCAATATGGTGGTGGATATATAGGCAAACCTTGGCGTGCTTCTTACAGCGCTGGCAAATAGGGCATGAGCCAGAGCTTGATTCCTTATCATCTGATTCCTTATCATCTTCATTGCATCCCTTGCCTGCAATTGTAGCATATCTTCAACAAATActatattttcacaaaataataataataataataataataacttacaACATGATTTGCTGATCATCCAGCACAACAAATAGATAGCCAGCCGTAGTGTGAGAGGCAGAGCTGCAACAAGAGCGATGAGACGAAACGGGGTAGTTTCATAAGGTGTAATGGAAAAAACAGCAGCTGCATAAGTCCCGCACATTGAGAGAGTGGCAACTAATACTTCTAAGAAGAAAGGTTTCCCAAAAGTAAGATATAATAAGAGATAGATTGAGGAAGAAAAGGCCATGGTGTtgcaaatcaagaaaaaataaaagggtacTGATTGAGAAGCAAATACTGCCCGCCCCGGGACATGTCCGTCATCGGAATCTTGCCAAACTCCACCGGGAGGAGTGACTCCGGCTTGAAAGGTCACTGCAGCAATCAAAGCAACCGCCACCAATATAACTCCTCGCATGTCATTTGGAAGCTCCTTATGTAGAGGAAGAGGCAGGCTGGTTGGTATAATAAAGTTTCTAAGGAAGCTACGCAATCTTTTGCGACACTTTTCAGTACACGGGTTTTCATTTGAATGAAGAGAAGGCAtttctcacaactcacaagaaAAGTTTCGAGTAGAGAATGAGAAAGTCTGATACTTGTAACTACCTAGACCTCTAGTTGAGAGAGccacacacatacatacatttATATAGTACAAgatttgaaatgattttttttttttttttcatcttcttcaaccgGGTTATTTATAACAAGTGAACCCTACACATGTGATGATGATGTGGGTTGGTGTCTTGGTGATGTCATGTGATGAGATGGCTCTTGCCTCATCAATGATCCATTAAAGACTCATGTGATGAGTCGTGGTGCATGcatgtgaccaaaaatatcaacatTTCGTAATGACAAACTACGTACATACTACAGTTGTCAAGGTGGGGCAGCTTTCGAAAggaaacacataaaataaaatttacaaaaaaaaaacaaacaaacaaaaaaacgagAAAATGAACATTAAAAGGAAAggcgaatcttggcacaatgtTAGATCGATCCCTAACATAAAACCAATAAGCTAGGGTGAAAATACAATtctcaggaaaaaaagaaaagatatcgGTTATATGATGCGTTTCAAAACTCATTAGCCAAACTAGATATAGTAGATTTTGgttagccattttgcataaaaatttagataaacAAATGTAAATGCTCAACATTCAACATTGTTACTAATCTTATTGGTGACTTCTGAATTGTTTGGAAAGGagaattaaggaaaaatatagaGGAACCAATatggtggatatatatatatatatataggcaaaccTTGGTTGTTTCCAACCTGGATCGTTTCTGATCCAGTAGGAAATGTGTCAAATGCCGCAAGACATTCCTCCCAATCTAGTTGGAAATCTTACATTTTCAGTACTTTCTGTAGAGTTGAATGGACAATCGCAGCTACTAATAGGATGTACCGAAATCTTACAGATTTATGGGGGGAGATAGCAAAAAGGGAAGATCCATAAATAACAACCATTGAAGCAGTTGGCAATCAACATTTCCAAATTGGTTTGGTGAAAGATTTTTTGTCAgctaaaaaaaagagttgatccctattagaaattaaaactaattaatgttgatatgttttttaagaaatttaaataatataggaTATGTGTAtactaaatttaactttaaattctgataataaaatagataatacTATgctgaaagaaaacaaaataaattaggaGTACATTAAGGATAAAACCTAAACGATTTATGATTTACAGGTACAGCCCATTCAGTTTACAACATTTTAAGGAACTTAAAATGCGATTAATATATACAAAACTGTGCCAAGCAAAAGTAAgccaatttggtaaaaaaaactttaacgtttttattctaaaaaaatctcaaaactaTATCttgaaaaagcttaaaaatgaatttaCCATGCGCTTCGTCTAGGTTTCTCAAATGGATCTGAATCCCCTCCCATTGAAGGggaaattggagattctctaaTTGATCATCTTGGCCGTCCATTTTCATCCAACAGCCCACACCACACCACGTGTCccactcaaaaataaataataaaatattcattaacttttaaaaagaaaattaaaattagaatttttttttatttatttttaatatggaATGACCGGCCACCCAAAATAAGCCAAGCCATCCCCAAGGGccagttgggggtggcttcatgGCCCTaagggtggccaaagccaccccatggcttaGCTGAGGTGGTCAGACatcccatatttttttaaaaaaattatttacttttttattatttttatttttttaaagaaagttaactaatattttattatttatgttttagtgAAACACATAACGTGTAGACTATTAGATGAAAATAAACGGCTAAGATGATCAATTAgaaaatcttcaatttctctTCTAATAAGAAAGAATCCGGATCCTTCTCAAATggatgattgatgatgatgttggGTTGGTGATGTCATGTGATGAGATGGCTCTTGCGTCATCAATAATCCATTACAGACTTGAAATCGATGCATGGTCCTGGTGGGGCAGCTTTTGaaaggaaacaaataaaataaaaataaaaataaaaaactgtcattaaatttaaaattaaattttattgaatttttatttatctataattttaaaaaatatataataaaaataaaataaaaatcttcatTATAAGATTACccaatgttaaaataataaaatatatataatagtttttATATTACCTCAACTATATATTGAAATTCATCTCTCCCTTCAGGCATTTGCTTCGACAttaacaagttttttttaaaaatgatctGGAGAAGAACCCGCGCAACCCGTCCAGATCCGCCCCGTCCCGCAATACCCGAACCCGCGCGGGTATTGCTGTATGTGCTTGGGTGGCGGGTTGAAATTTTGAAACCCGCAGGGTGTGGGGCGGGTTGGGGAAAAGGCtgatacccgccccgccccgacccgtgcccacccctaggTATGGGACCAGTGCTCTGTACTTTGATCATTTCCTTTCACaaaatgtgaaatgaagacTTTTTGGTATTGAATCTCCAGCAACTTAGGTGAAAGGataatattagctatatttagttattattattctcAAATTGTTATTGTCACATTTATGTAATGTATGCATGTCTTGCATCATGGTACAGAGGTACAAGATAACCTTTAATTTGATCATTTCCTTTCACAAAGTGTGAAATGAAGACTTTTTGGTATCGAATCTCCAGCAGCTTAGGTAAAACGtcaatattagctatatttagttattattgttatttttttagtttcaaCAGAGTAGTTTACCACTAGTTAGAATAGCTACATTACTACAGTGGATAACAATTTGAAGTTATTCACGGTAGCACattagatgaataaaatattgtttatttttattttgtttattgtttatttatttcacttcttttcacccaacatcttttatttattctgaacacctcttcacatttgctacgtctctctctcaaacacaaaatttatctctctcgctcaaaaaaatttcttcacacagttggatgaaaaaattgaatgcataaaaaatttatttcatggaaacacacagatggaaacaaatcaattgtagttggatgaaaaaaatttaatgaaaaaaaaaaaaaaattattgcatggaaacacacggatgaaaacaaatcaattgcaattagatgaaaaaatttatttatgttattaattttaagaattagtacctgcatgtgagatgaatgCTCGtcttatatgtttatttttgtttttatgaatgatttatatatatgtgtttgtttttctctttaattaagtgttgtcaataatataataaaaaaaaaagaatgaaaaataatattttaaaataaatagagaatttgttagtgtttagtaaaaaaataatagctaaaatataaaattatacttttttacTAGATAAAATACTTAATGCTGCTAGCTCTTTATTCCCATCGCCGCAACTGTTGGAGTGTTATTAATTTCAACAaccttaattttttcttttttgtcttttttttttttttaagaaaaataacgGAGATATTTGAAGTTGAATGATttaaacacaaatttaataaagagAGACTCCAGTTAAACTTTTTGattatcttctctctttctctaaagCAATGCCCATGAGATTAttctatttctttccttttttggctTTTGATAGTCATCatcaaacccttttttttttttttggaaaaatataaaaaagcccccaaattatcagtcatttgcaatataaccCCCAAATGTTTAAAAGACACTAAAGTAACcacccaaactaccaaaatatatcaaaaaagccacttattttttatattcctataatacccctattcttttaacaaataaaataataaaataattgtaaaaaaaaaaaaaaaaaaaacctatgggcgaataaatacacaaaaaaaggttttttagaataaataaataattagtcactgtagttggcctaaattaNNNNNNNNNNNNNNNNNNNNNNNNNNNNNNNNNNNNNNNNNNNNNNNNNNNNNNNNNNNNNNNNNNNNNNNNNNNNNNNNNNNNNNNNNNNNNNNNNNNNAAGATATGTATAGTTTGAATTAGGCTGTTACAcgaccaccaaaaaaaaaaacgagtcGCAccttaaaaaagagaaatcacACATCTCAATAGTTGATAGCTTTAATAAAAATACTTGATTCATAATTAATGATCACTAATTTATATCAGTACTAATTGACATCACCTTACATATAAGGCTACCACCTTAGTAGAGAACCTGAGCTGAAATTATCAAGAAACGATACATATATAATAGTGAAATACAACAGTGGAAAGAACAGGTACGAGGCCCCAAATATCactaaaaaccaaatcaaacgaaaaacattaattaagtagatgtagaagaagagaaaaaaaaaaaaggaaggccAAATCGAAGCTTAACCCTTGTCGAACCACCTAGAAGGCTTGAGGAGAATCCGATGAGGAAACCAGCGATCGAGTTAGGCATAAGAGATAAAAGGCCATGCTAATTACGCGGACTCGGGAAGATCCTTGGCGTGCTTCTTACAGCGCTGGCAAATAGGGCATGAGCCAGAGCTTGATTCGTTATCATCTGATTTCTTAACAGCTTCATTGCATCTCTTGCCTGCAATTGTAACATATCTTCAACAAATactattttcacaaaataataataataataataatgataacatGGAACATACAACATAATTTCGTGATCATCCAGCACAACAAATAGATAGCCAGCCGTAGCGCGAGAGGCAGAGCTGCAACAAGAGCGATGAGACGAAACGGGGCAGTTTCATAAGGTGTAATGGAAAAAACAGCAGCTGCATAAGTCCCGCACATTGAGAGAGTGGCAACTAATACTTCTAAGAAGAAAGGTTTCCCAAAAGTAAGATATAATAAGAGATAGATTGAGGAAGAAAAGGCCATGGTGTtgcaaatcaagaaaaaataaaagggtacTGGTTGAGAAGCGTATACTGCCCGCCCCGGGATGTGTCCATCATCGAAATCTTGCCAAACTCCGCCGGGAGGAGCAACTCCGGCTTGAAAAGTCACTGCAGCAATCAAAGCAACCGCCACCAGTATAACGCCTCGCATGTCATTTGGAAGCTCCTTATGTAGAGGAAGAGGCAGGCTGGTTGGTATAATAAAGTTTCTAAGGAAGGTACGCAATCTTTTGCAACACTTTTCAGTACACGGGTTTTCATTTGAATGAGAAGAAACCAtttctcacaactcacaagaaAAGCTTCGAGTAGAGAATGAGAAAGTCTGATACTTGTAACTACCTAGACCTCTAGTTGAGAGAGCCACACACATACGTACATTTATATAGTACAAGatttgaaatgtttttttttttttttcatcttctttttccaACCGGGTTATTTATAACAAGTGAACCCTACACATGTGATGATGATGTGGGTTGGTGTCTTGGTGATGTCATGTGATGAGGTGGCTCTTGCCTCAGCTCATTAATGATCCATTAAAGACTCATGCATGTGATGAGTCGTGGTGCATGcatgtgaccaaaaatatcaacatTTCGTAATGACAAACTCGTACATACTACAGTTGTCAAGGTGCGGCAGCTTTCGAAAggaaacacataaaataaaatttgaaaaacaaaaaaacgagAAAATGAACATTAAAAGGAAAGGCGAATTTTGGCACAATGTTAGATCGATCCCTAACATAAAACCAATAAGCTAGGGTGAAAATATAATTCTTAGGAAATACAattcttaggaaaaaaaaaaaaaaaaaaaccggttatATGATACGTTTCAAAAGTCATTAGTCAAACTAGATACAGTAGATTTTAGTTAGTCATTTTGCACAAAAATTTAGATAAACCAATGTGACTGCTCATCATTCAACACTGTTACTAATGTTATTGGTGACTTTTGCATGCATGCTTCATGTAGTAGTGTTGCAAATCATACTAGCTTGTTCACTTTCTGAATTGTTTGGAAAGgagaaataaggaaaaatatagaGGAACCAATatggtggatatatatatatataggcaaaccTTGGTTGTTTCCAACCTGGATCGTTTCTGATCCAGTTGGAAATGTGTCAAATGCCGCAAGACATTCCTCCCAATCTAGTTGGAAATCTTACATTTCCAGTACTTTCTGTAGAGTTGGATGGACAATCGCAGTGCAAAAGGCACAGCAACTACTAATAGGATGTACCGAAACCTTACAGATTTATGGGGGGTGATAGCAAAAAGGGAAGATCCATAAATAACAACCATTGAAGCAGTTGGCAATCAACGTTAAGGCGGCTACCAGAAGTAGTAAAACTTcgagcctgtttggaattgtgtttaaatgacttaaaagtgtttttaacactaaaaaaacccgtttaaataaaaaattactcgtttggtaaaaaaattaaaagcgattttaaagatttaaaagcctaaaaattatcaaaacgcacttttggcaaaagcttaaaaataaagcttttgcccaaaagctaattttaacttaaaagctttatttgtCAAACGTAATCATAAACAAGCTCTTAAAGAGAAGTCTATTTGGCAACgaaattgatgtgaaaaaaaaaaaaaaaaagttttgtagtaatttttttatttaaatagtagtaaaaagttattaaaatgatgtaaaaaataagaatgttggcaattaaattttttaaataaatagtaaGAAGCTTTTCCCAAAAGGTGCCAATGAACCTTCCccttattaatttgtaaaagtgAAATGATTTTTGCTTCGTGCTTTTGTTAGGGGATAAAAATTAGCTTTACAAGGAATATCATTTCTTGTGAATgaataggtatatatatatatatatatatatatatctggcTGTTTGTccctctctctatatatatatatatatatatatataaagatatatatagtttggATCAGGCTGTTACATGACcaccaaaaagaaagataagTCACACATCTCAATAGTTGATAGCTTTAATAAAAATACTTGATTCATAATTAATGATCACTAATTTACATCACCTTACATATAAGGCTACCACCTTATTAGAGAACCTGATCGAGCTGAAATTATCAAGAAACGATCATATATAATAGTGAAATACACCAGTGGAAAAAACAGGTACGAGGCCCCAAACATCactaaaaaccaaatcaaaagaaaaacaataactagatgtagaagaagagaaaaagaaaggaaggcCAAATTGAAGCTTAACCCTTGTCGAACCACCTAGAAAGCTTGAGGAGAATCTGATGAGGAAACTGATCGAACTAGGCATAAGATAAAAGGCCATGCTAATTAATTACTCGGACTGGTGAAGAGTACTCATGTAGACATCGTTGCTAGATCCAATCCCTAACATATATAAAAGCAATAGGGCCATGAAAATCATTAATAGATACAATATTATGATTATCTGTAGCAAATTAATTTACTGAAACAAGATGCTTTTTGTATTTGAGGAACATGGAGAATATGAGGAAGATGAAAGTTGCGGTTGGGAGGAGGAAAAATAGAGGAACCAAAATGGTGGTGGGTATATAGGCAAACCTTGGCGTGCTTCTTACAGAGCTGGCAAATATTTCATCCATTGTTTGTTTCATTATTAGGTTCTTCTTTGTATCCCATCCATgcagcaattgtaacatatctTCNNNNNNNNNNNNNNNNNNNNNNNNNNNNNNNNNNNNNNNNNNNNNNNNNNNNNNNNNNNNNNNNNNNNNNNNNNNNNNNNNNNNNNNNNNNNNNNNNNNNNNNNNNNNNNNNNNNNNNNNNNNNNNNNNNNNNNNNNNNNNNNNNNNNNNNNNNNNNNNNNNNNNNNNNNNNNNNNNNNNNNNNNNNNNNNaaagataagcaatcacacacgatacaaagatttaagtggttcgacttaacaagcctacatccactggcggagacgatccagagaaaatttactatcaaaagatgagtataAGAGAGTAACAGGGGGAGAAAACCattcaaacccaaagccccttTTACACCCAATTCTTACTTTACCCAAAggaaaatactaacaaaaaaaaaaaaaaaaaactctcttttttttagtgctctcacattttctttctctcaattgtttttggcacacactAAAACACAGGGCTTTATGCCTTTATATATTGCACCATAGTCGATTGTAGTCTCCTAGTACAAGTCAAATATCAAATCCAATTCCAACTTAGACTAGGAGTTCACGTGAGCAAAGAAAAGGAATTCCAACATCAACTAGGAGAAACTTCTCCAAGTAGAACTAGTGggggcccacgtgtgatgggtggcaagtcacacataacaatctccaccttgacttgaatcccatcaaatCTAACAAAACGTGTCTCCTTTGAATGTCTCCTCCTCAGCCCCTAAGGGCAATCACATTCCACAAGTGCcactcaagtccaagcgcctcttgaacttgagcataagacctgatttagacattacaccatgcctccctatcagTCTCGTCGATCGTACAGCTTTCTCCGATaactctttcttcctgtagacccatctgcatTCTTTAGCCTTAtttcccttgggtaattctgtcaattcccaagctttaccactCCGTAGTGACTTGATCTCTTTCGACATACCATCCTAATCAGAcaatggatctccactactagccgttagagcaaaagaaaccatatcctcaaagccatacctctttgttgctttacgaccacgtttctctttgcctcttgctaaagaataacaCTCTTCTTGATGTTGTGAgtcacttgaagattctttaTCATCACATTCATCTGTGAGTGAAtactgttcatcaagctccatcTCCAcgaattatttctttttctgcaCTGTACAttcagaaagctcatctaagttaacaaactcagacttcttcagttcatgctctgtaacttcaggttctacacttgacccatccttgtacatagcacactcattaaaagtcacattccgacttctaatgatctttcgattttgatcatcccaaaatcgataaccgagggcctcatctccatatccaatgaagaaacacttactagatttaccatctagtttacttatagcatcagactcaacatggacataaaAAGCTCAACCAAAAActtcagatgtgaaagatttacctcttttccacttcagacttcttccggtagtctatggctcaggggaacAGAAGGAcccctatttatcaggtatgcaACAGTGCTCAttgcatcagcccagaaagt from Corylus avellana chromosome ca1, CavTom2PMs-1.0 encodes the following:
- the LOC132167695 gene encoding uncharacterized protein LOC132167695 isoform X2, which codes for MPSLHSNENPCTEKCRKRLRSFLRNFIIPTSLPLPLHKELPNDMRGVILVAVALIAAVTFQAGVTPPGGVWQDSDDGHVPGRAVFASQSVPFYFFLICNTMAFSSSIYLLLYLTFGKPFFLEVLVATLSMCGTYAAAVFSITPYETTPFRLIALVAALPLTLRLAIYLLCWMISKSCYDKESDDKESSSGSCPICQRCKKHAKGSSNDVCRPDTLHQSA
- the LOC132167695 gene encoding uncharacterized protein LOC132167695 isoform X1, whose product is MPSLHSNENPCTEKCRKRLRSFLRNFIIPTSLPLPLHKELPNDMRGVILVAVALIAAVTFQAGVTPPGGVWQDSDDGHVPGRAVFASQSVPFYFFLICNTMAFSSSIYLLLYLTFGKPFFLEVLVATLSMCGTYAAAVFSITPYETTPFRLIALVAALPLTLRLAIYLLCWMISKSCCKGCNEDDKESDDKESSSGSCPICQRCKKHAKGSSNDVCRPDTLHQSA
- the LOC132167666 gene encoding uncharacterized protein LOC132167666, encoding MVSSHSNENPCTEKCCKRLRTFLRNFIIPTSLPLPLHKELPNDMRGVILVAVALIAAVTFQAGVAPPGGVWQDFDDGHIPGRAVYASQPVPFYFFLICNTMAFSSSIYLLLYLTFGKPFFLEVLVATLSMCGTYAAAVFSITPYETAPFRLIALVAALPLALRLAIYLLCWMITKLCCKRCNEAVKKSDDNESSSGSCPICQRCKKHAKDLPESA